A genome region from Primulina eburnea isolate SZY01 chromosome 9, ASM2296580v1, whole genome shotgun sequence includes the following:
- the LOC140841281 gene encoding DEAD-box ATP-dependent RNA helicase 37-like translates to MPTSWADTIDKVPAGDDMGAVSRAKSSYVPPHLRNRPPSSDPPAAPFSYSGVASGNDRQGHGGQPIGASYPGGYRNDRSTGITRTGGWNNRSGSWDRGREREVNPFPDDIYSEEAFGSQENTGINFDAYEDIPVETSGRNVPPPVNTFAEIDLGEALNRNIKRCKYVKPTPVQRYAIPISIAGRDLMACAQTGSGKTAAFCFPIISGVMKSSQSAPRPPHMPRMSFPLALILAPTRELSIQIHEEAKKFSYQTGVRVVVAYGGAPINLQLRELERGVDILVATPGRLVDLLERARVSLQIIRYLALDEADRMLDMGFEPQIRKIVQQMDMPPPGIRQTLLFSATFPKEIQRLAADFLSNYVFLAVGRVGSSTDLIVQRVEYVLESDKRSHLMDLLHAQLATAVHGKQSLTLVFVETKKGADALEHWLSINGFPATAIHGDRTQQEREYALRCFKSGKTPILVATDVAARGLDIPHVAHVVNFDLPNDIDDYVHRIGRTGRAGKTGLATAFFNENNASLAKSLADLMQEANQEVPAWLSRFAARSSYGKNRRGGGSSGGRFGGRDFRRDASFSRGGMDYSGGGQMNGGYGSSTSVGHGGGCGPSVTSAWD, encoded by the exons ATGCCTACATCTTGGGCTGATACGATTGACAAGGTGCCGGCAGGCGATGACATGGGGGCAGTTTCCCGTGCCAAATCAAGTTATGTTCCGCCGCATCTTAGAAACAGACCTCCTTCATCAGACCCTCCAGCTGCTCCATTTTCCTATTCTGGTGTTGCGTCTGGAAATGATCGACAAGGACATGGTGGCCAACCCATAGGTGCAAGTTATCCTGGTGGTTATAGGAATGATAGAAGCACAGGAATCACCCGCACTGGCGGATGGAATAATAGAAGTGGTAGTTGGGATCGTGGGAGGGAAAGAGAGGTCAATCCTTTTCCAGATGACATTTATTCTGAAGAAGCTTTTGGCTCACAGGAGAATACTGGGATCAATTTTGATGCTTATGAGGATATTCCGGTGGAGACCAGTGGGCGAAATGTTCCTCCTCCTGTGAACACATTTGCTGAGATTGATTTAGGTGAAGCTTTAAATCGAAATATTAAGAGGTGCAAATATGTGAAGCCCACTCCTGTGCAGCGGTATGCCATACCAATTTCAATTGCTGGCCGGGATTTGATGGCTTGTGCTCAGACTGGGTCTGGGAAGACAGCTGCCTTTTGCTTCCCAATCATAAGTGGAGTCATGAAAAGCAGCCAATCTGCTCCAAGACCACCTCACATGCCACGCATGTCATTTCCTCTCGCTCTCATTCTTGCTCCTACCAGGGAGCTGTCAATCCAA ATTCACGAAGAAGCTAAAAAATTTTCATATCAAACTGGTGTGAGGGTGGTTGTTGCTTATGGTGGTGCACCCATAAATCTACAG CTTCGAGAGCTTGAAAGAGGTGTGGACATACTTGTCGCCACTCCTGGACGCTTGGTGGATTTATTGGAAAGGGCAAGAGTCTCATTGCAAATTATTAGGTATTTAGCCCTGGATGAGGCAGATAGGATGCTGGACATGGGTTTTGAGCCTCAAATAAGGAAAATAGTGCAGCAAATGGACATGCCACCTCCTGGTATAAGACAAACATTGCTGTTTAGTGCCACTTTTCCAAAAGAAATCCAG AGGCTAGCAGCAGATTTTCTGTCAAATTACGTGTTTTTGGCAGTTGGAAGAGTTGGTTCTAGTACTGATCTAATCGTTCAAAGGGTTGAATATGTGCTTGAGAGTGACAAAAGGAGTCATTTGATGGACCTCCTTCATGCACAGTTAGCAACTGCTGTTCATGGCAAG CAATCTCTTACGCTGGTTTTTGTGGAAACGAAAAAGGGAGCTGATGCACTTGAACATTGGCTTAGCATTAATGGCTTCCCTGCCACTGCCATTCATGGTGATCGAACTCAACAG GAACGAGAATATGCGTTGAGATGTTTCAAAAGCGGTAAAACACCAATATTGGTTGCCACAGATGTAGCAGCGCGGGGTCTGGACATCCCCCATGTTGCACATGTTGTCAACTTTGATCTTCCAAACGACATTGATGATTACGTCCACCGTATAGGACGGACTGGCCGAGCTGGAAAAACCGGGTTGGCAACTGCGTTCTTTAACGAGAACAATGCCTCACTGGCCAAATCACTGGCTGATTTGATGCAAGAAGCCAACCAAGAAGTTCCGGCTTGGCTTTCCCGTTTCGCAGCCAGATCTTCATATGGAAAGAATCGTCGTGGAGGGGGTAGTTCGGGTGGAAGATTTGGTGGTCGTGACTTCCGCAGGGATGCCTCGTTCAGTCGAGGTGGAATGGACTACTCTGGTGGGGGCCAAATGAATGGTGGATATGGCAGCAGCACGTCTGTTGGTCATGGTGGGGGATGTGGTCCTAGTGTGACTAGTGCATGGGACTAA